In one Corallococcus sp. EGB genomic region, the following are encoded:
- the ppk2 gene encoding polyphosphate kinase 2 has protein sequence MAQDAHAEPLKRKAYEKELRKLQSQLCQLQEWVKQEQMRVIVVFEGRDAAGKGGTIRAITERVSPRVFRVVALPAPSSREKSQMYLQRYVPHFPAAGEIVIFDRSWYNRASVEPVMGFCTPEEHERFLIGCPVFEKYMVESGILLLKIWLEVGKEEQARRFAARIDDPLRQWKLSPMDIKSWKRWYDYSHARDQMLAATDTPYAPWHILRSDNKKKARLNCIRFLLDRIPHKKVKRAKVKLPPRSNHGEYDDSASLQGKNFIPEKY, from the coding sequence ATGGCACAGGACGCACACGCGGAGCCGCTGAAGCGCAAGGCCTATGAAAAGGAGCTGCGCAAGCTCCAGTCCCAGCTCTGCCAACTCCAGGAGTGGGTCAAGCAGGAGCAGATGCGGGTCATCGTGGTATTCGAAGGCCGGGACGCGGCCGGGAAGGGCGGAACGATTCGCGCCATCACCGAACGGGTGAGTCCCCGCGTGTTCCGAGTGGTGGCCCTCCCGGCCCCTTCAAGCCGCGAGAAATCACAGATGTACCTGCAGCGGTACGTGCCGCACTTTCCCGCGGCGGGCGAAATCGTCATCTTCGATCGCAGTTGGTACAACCGCGCCAGCGTCGAGCCCGTGATGGGCTTCTGCACTCCCGAAGAGCACGAGCGCTTCCTGATTGGCTGTCCCGTCTTCGAGAAGTACATGGTCGAAAGCGGAATCCTCCTGCTGAAGATCTGGCTGGAGGTCGGCAAGGAGGAGCAGGCGCGGCGGTTCGCGGCGCGGATCGACGACCCCTTGCGCCAGTGGAAGCTGAGCCCGATGGACATCAAGTCCTGGAAGCGCTGGTACGACTACTCCCACGCGAGGGATCAGATGCTGGCCGCGACGGACACGCCGTATGCGCCCTGGCACATCCTGCGCTCCGACAACAAGAAGAAGGCGCGGCTCAACTGCATCCGCTTCCTGCTGGATAGGATTCCCCACAAGAAGGTGAAGCGCGCGAAGGTGAAGCTGCCCCCGCGCTCCAATCATGGGGAGTACGACGACTCCGCTTCGCTCCAGGGGAAGAACTTCATCCCTGAAAAGTACTGA
- a CDS encoding efflux transporter outer membrane subunit — translation MWRTNSTMQGKNFTGAWPLLGVLTVLSGCTVGPRFTRPEAPIAKEWSTQGDPRLSTQDAVNTEWWKSFGDPSLDRLVELAYRQNLPLQIAGLRIVEARAQLGILTGRQFPQVQVATASVAAVGRSKNSAASNIIDLANLNEIDRHFLDYQVGFDALWEVDFWGKYRRGVESGAASLLASVADYQSSVVSLTAEVARTYVTVRTYEVLIEQARENVRIQEEGYRIAESRFSNGVTSELDMMQAETLLESTRATIPQLEAGLEQAHNALSTLLGQPTDEVQALLAGPKRIPLAPATVAVGMPAEILRRRPDVRSAELSAAAQCARVGIAEAELYPSFSLFGTIGLQASTAGSANGNLFSLGSLAYSVGPRIVFPFLNYGRLKNGVRVEDARFQQLLVNYRNTVLKAAQEVADSLTGFVNAQRAMAFQQAAVKAAQRSVELAVVQYREGAVDYQRVLDAQRSLLEQQNNLAQTSSSIATNLVALYKALGGGWEVRQGQPILPEPVKGEMEKRTHWGDMLSKPRAPEQKALPPAGKP, via the coding sequence ATGTGGAGGACGAACAGCACCATGCAGGGGAAGAACTTCACCGGCGCATGGCCGCTGCTTGGCGTCCTGACCGTGCTCTCCGGGTGCACGGTCGGCCCCCGGTTCACGAGGCCCGAAGCCCCTATCGCCAAGGAGTGGAGCACCCAGGGCGACCCGCGACTTTCGACCCAGGATGCGGTCAATACCGAATGGTGGAAGTCATTTGGGGACCCCTCGCTGGATCGCCTCGTCGAGCTCGCCTACCGGCAGAACCTGCCGCTGCAAATCGCGGGGCTGAGAATCGTCGAGGCGCGCGCCCAGCTGGGCATCCTGACCGGCAGGCAGTTTCCACAGGTCCAGGTCGCGACCGCCAGCGTGGCCGCGGTGGGGCGCAGTAAGAACTCCGCCGCGTCGAACATCATCGACCTGGCCAACCTCAATGAGATCGACCGCCACTTCCTGGACTACCAGGTGGGCTTCGACGCGCTGTGGGAGGTGGACTTCTGGGGCAAGTACCGTCGCGGAGTGGAATCGGGAGCCGCGAGCCTGCTCGCGTCGGTGGCGGACTATCAGTCCTCCGTCGTCTCGCTCACCGCGGAGGTCGCGCGCACCTACGTCACGGTCCGGACCTACGAGGTCCTCATCGAGCAGGCCCGGGAGAACGTCCGGATCCAGGAGGAGGGCTACCGCATCGCCGAGTCGCGCTTCAGCAACGGTGTCACCTCGGAGCTCGACATGATGCAGGCCGAGACCCTGCTGGAGAGCACCCGGGCCACCATCCCCCAATTGGAGGCCGGCCTGGAGCAGGCCCACAACGCCCTGAGCACGCTGCTCGGCCAGCCCACGGATGAGGTGCAGGCGTTGCTGGCGGGTCCCAAGCGGATTCCGCTCGCGCCCGCGACGGTGGCCGTCGGCATGCCGGCGGAAATCCTGAGGCGGCGTCCGGACGTCCGCAGCGCGGAGCTGTCCGCCGCCGCGCAGTGCGCCCGGGTTGGCATCGCCGAGGCGGAGCTCTATCCGAGCTTCTCCCTCTTCGGAACCATCGGGCTGCAGGCGAGCACCGCCGGCTCTGCGAACGGCAATCTCTTCTCCTTGGGCAGCCTCGCGTATTCCGTGGGTCCCCGGATCGTCTTTCCCTTCCTGAACTACGGCCGCCTGAAGAACGGCGTGCGGGTCGAGGACGCGCGGTTCCAGCAACTGCTCGTCAACTACCGCAACACGGTGCTCAAGGCGGCCCAGGAGGTGGCGGACTCCCTGACGGGATTCGTCAACGCCCAGAGGGCCATGGCGTTCCAGCAAGCCGCCGTGAAGGCCGCGCAGCGGTCCGTGGAGCTCGCGGTGGTGCAGTACCGGGAAGGCGCCGTGGACTACCAGCGCGTGCTGGACGCGCAGCGCTCGCTCCTGGAGCAGCAGAACAACCTGGCCCAGACGAGCTCATCCATCGCCACGAACCTGGTCGCCCTCTACAAGGCGCTGGGCGGGGGCTGGGAGGTCCGCCAGGGCCAGCCCATCCTGCCGGAGCCGGTGAAGGGCGAGATGGAGAAGCGGACCCACTGGGGCGACATGTTGTCCAAGCCGCGGGCGCCGGAGCAGAAGGCGCTTCCGCCAGCCGGAAAGCCATAG
- a CDS encoding class I SAM-dependent methyltransferase, giving the protein MNLLPRLHLFEFLDQSWLPTPLRRGEADYLHVVLDKTRPYDTVAPQLAELLRMSGTDRIIDLCSGTGGPWRTLLPALRRLHGEAEVVLTDLHPTPVPELPEGARYRDTPVDVMRVPEELTGLRTLFEALHHFRPKQAKALLADAATRGVPIAAFELTQRSALYVLFQILLIVPLVWGFTPLIRPRRWWRLMFTYLIPIIPLLILWDGVVSSLRTYTPEDLDELTEGLDANGYRWHSGVHRANGMTITYLIGLPRRQP; this is encoded by the coding sequence ATGAACCTGCTCCCCAGACTCCACCTCTTCGAGTTCCTCGACCAGTCGTGGCTGCCCACGCCGTTGCGCCGGGGCGAGGCCGACTACCTGCACGTCGTGCTCGACAAGACGCGCCCCTACGACACCGTGGCCCCCCAGCTGGCGGAGCTGCTGCGCATGTCCGGCACGGACCGCATCATCGACCTGTGCTCGGGGACGGGCGGCCCCTGGCGCACCCTGCTCCCAGCGCTGCGCCGCCTGCACGGTGAGGCCGAGGTGGTGCTCACCGACCTCCACCCCACCCCGGTGCCGGAGCTGCCCGAAGGTGCTCGGTACCGCGACACTCCGGTCGATGTCATGCGCGTTCCGGAGGAGCTCACAGGGTTGCGCACCCTCTTCGAGGCGTTGCACCACTTCCGTCCGAAGCAGGCGAAAGCCCTCCTCGCGGACGCCGCCACACGAGGCGTTCCCATCGCCGCCTTCGAGCTCACGCAGCGCTCGGCGCTGTACGTCCTCTTCCAAATCCTGCTCATCGTGCCCCTGGTCTGGGGCTTCACCCCGCTCATCCGCCCGCGGCGCTGGTGGCGGCTGATGTTCACCTACCTCATTCCCATCATCCCCCTGCTCATCCTCTGGGATGGCGTGGTGTCGTCGCTGCGGACCTACACACCGGAAGACCTCGATGAGTTGACCGAGGGGCTCGACGCCAATGGCTATCGCTGGCACAGCGGCGTTCACCGGGCCAATGGAATGACCATCACCTACCTCATCGGACTGCCTCGCCGTCAGCCGTGA
- a CDS encoding ELWxxDGT repeat protein yields the protein MATVAEDSREVTAQACPPGVASPVATLQPAGQVDVMTEFTNVQGTLFFVTSTYSTGSVLWRSDGTAAGTVKVKSFPGPPGVYQPQHLVAVGNTLFFQVRTDTTGMELWRSDGTPGGTRLVKDITPGAQGSVLTNATELDGRLVFFRWVPLPGGLAGPELWRSDGTAAGTLRVRTFNGMTGLGNYTMKVDNALLFFFSEDTGTTLWRTDGTLAGTTSVKRLDAGLTYLTEVSRPGEQPVFILEDGPNYEVWKTNGTAAGTLRLDSFGKRVSLLGTLGSHVYLASLDSPATRRLRIDRLSLSGGGKTGITTLPNPYASDERAYPAVRTAVVSGGDLYFEVDIVNDDPVPADVSLWATNGTAAGTRQLFDNPYVEYGYYYPLFATGSGQVLFGGTSQPIGPTFPYFTRGSTATQGRLADVSSPNSFIRVGNRIFFTGIAATGDGQLWSVPATFSCPPGLTEARE from the coding sequence GTGGCCACCGTGGCGGAGGACTCCCGCGAGGTGACCGCCCAGGCGTGCCCCCCAGGGGTGGCGTCCCCGGTGGCGACCCTCCAGCCCGCGGGCCAGGTGGACGTCATGACGGAGTTCACGAACGTCCAGGGGACGCTCTTCTTCGTCACCTCCACCTACTCGACCGGTTCGGTCCTGTGGCGCAGCGACGGCACGGCGGCGGGCACCGTCAAGGTGAAGTCGTTTCCGGGGCCGCCCGGCGTCTATCAGCCCCAGCACCTCGTCGCGGTGGGCAACACGCTCTTCTTCCAGGTGCGCACCGACACCACTGGCATGGAGCTGTGGCGCAGTGACGGGACGCCGGGAGGGACGCGGCTGGTCAAGGACATCACGCCCGGCGCGCAGGGCTCCGTGCTGACCAACGCCACGGAGCTCGATGGCCGCCTGGTGTTCTTCCGCTGGGTGCCGCTCCCGGGAGGCCTGGCCGGGCCGGAGCTGTGGCGGTCCGACGGGACGGCCGCCGGTACGCTTCGGGTGCGCACCTTCAATGGGATGACCGGCCTGGGCAACTACACCATGAAGGTCGACAACGCGTTGCTCTTCTTCTTCTCCGAGGACACGGGCACCACGCTGTGGCGCACCGACGGCACGCTGGCCGGGACCACCTCCGTCAAGCGGTTGGATGCGGGACTCACCTACCTCACGGAGGTGAGCCGCCCGGGTGAGCAGCCGGTGTTCATCCTGGAGGACGGCCCCAACTACGAGGTGTGGAAGACCAATGGCACCGCCGCGGGGACCCTTCGCCTGGATTCCTTCGGCAAGCGGGTGAGCCTGCTCGGGACGCTGGGCAGCCATGTCTATCTGGCGTCCTTGGACAGCCCGGCGACGCGGCGGCTGCGCATCGACCGGCTCTCGCTGAGCGGCGGTGGCAAGACGGGAATCACCACCCTGCCCAACCCCTATGCCTCCGACGAACGCGCGTATCCCGCCGTGCGGACGGCCGTGGTCTCTGGCGGTGACCTCTACTTCGAGGTGGACATCGTCAATGACGACCCCGTGCCCGCGGATGTCTCGCTGTGGGCGACGAATGGAACGGCCGCGGGGACCCGCCAGCTCTTCGACAATCCCTATGTGGAGTACGGGTACTACTATCCCCTGTTCGCCACAGGCTCGGGCCAGGTCCTTTTCGGCGGCACGTCCCAGCCGATTGGCCCCACCTTCCCCTATTTCACCCGGGGCTCCACGGCGACGCAGGGGCGGTTGGCGGACGTCTCCTCTCCCAACTCGTTCATCCGCGTGGGCAATCGCATCTTCTTCACCGGCATCGCCGCCACGGGTGACGGCCAGCTGTGGTCCGTGCCGGCCACCTTCAGCTGCCCGCCCGGGCTGACCGAAGCGCGGGAGTAG
- a CDS encoding HlyD family secretion protein, which yields MPKHPKGKLKWVIGLIALAIIVIIGFSYWKGKKSKLPEGIVSGNGRIEAKLADVSAKEPLRVKEILVNEGDLVRPGQVLVRLDTSTLESSLAEANANLAATQEKLAVAEAGVVKQKSEIELATIEVERSRRLVAQGAGSQRDLDVRTSQAETARAALEEAAATLKTSREEIEVARANAATIQTRIADATLKSPVTGRVLYRLAEPGEVLAPGGPALTLVNLEDVFMEIFLPASEAARVRIGSEARLTVDFEPDRSIPGYVSFVSPEAQFTPKQVETKSEREKLVFRVKLQVPRELAGRYVERIKTGIRGVGYVKVDPNATWPSQLRNVITAESGSH from the coding sequence ATGCCCAAGCACCCGAAAGGGAAACTCAAGTGGGTCATTGGGTTGATCGCCCTCGCGATCATCGTGATCATCGGCTTCAGCTACTGGAAGGGGAAGAAATCCAAGCTGCCGGAGGGAATCGTCTCCGGCAACGGCCGCATCGAGGCGAAGCTGGCGGATGTCTCCGCCAAGGAGCCCCTGCGGGTGAAGGAAATCCTCGTCAACGAAGGCGACCTCGTCAGGCCCGGTCAGGTGCTGGTGCGATTGGACACCTCCACGCTGGAGTCCAGCCTGGCGGAGGCCAACGCGAACCTCGCGGCCACGCAGGAGAAGCTGGCGGTGGCCGAAGCGGGGGTCGTCAAACAGAAGAGCGAGATAGAGCTCGCCACCATCGAGGTCGAGCGCTCCAGGAGGCTGGTGGCGCAAGGCGCGGGCTCGCAGCGGGACCTGGACGTCCGGACGAGCCAGGCGGAGACCGCCCGGGCCGCACTGGAGGAAGCGGCCGCCACGCTGAAGACCTCCCGCGAGGAGATTGAGGTCGCGCGCGCCAACGCGGCGACGATTCAAACGCGCATCGCCGACGCGACGCTCAAGTCTCCGGTGACGGGGCGGGTCCTCTACCGCCTCGCGGAGCCCGGAGAGGTGCTCGCCCCCGGCGGACCGGCGCTGACGCTCGTGAACCTGGAGGATGTCTTCATGGAGATCTTCCTCCCCGCCAGTGAGGCCGCCCGCGTGAGGATTGGCTCGGAGGCGCGCCTCACCGTCGACTTCGAACCCGACCGCTCCATCCCCGGCTACGTCTCCTTCGTGTCACCGGAGGCGCAGTTCACGCCCAAGCAGGTGGAGACGAAGAGCGAGCGGGAGAAGCTGGTGTTCCGCGTGAAGCTCCAGGTCCCCCGGGAGCTGGCCGGCCGCTACGTCGAGCGCATCAAGACGGGCATTCGCGGCGTCGGCTACGTCAAGGTGGACCCCAACGCCACCTGGCCTTCCCAGCTGCGCAACGTCATCACGGCTGAGTCCGGATCCCACTAG
- the rbbA gene encoding ribosome-associated ATPase/putative transporter RbbA has product MISSSSPESPAGSSRGPVVSVQDVTHRYKKTVAIDGLSLDVPSGIRVGIVGPDGVGKSTLMALVAGAKKLQQGRVMVLDGDIADARHRRDVGPRIAYMPQGLGKNLYLELSVYDNVDFMARLFGLSPEERKVRVPELLAATGLGRFAERPAGKLSGGMKQKVGLCGALVHDPDLLILDEPTTGVDPLSRRQFWTLIDEIRAGRPGMSVIISTAYMDEAQQWDWIVAMDAGRVLATGTPAELMQRTGTQDLEKCFIALLPEEKRRGHTELTIPPRAPGNAELAIEAHGLTRRFGTFTAVDHVTLSIERGEIFGFLGSNGCGKSTTMKMLTGLLPPSEGTAKLFGSSVDAGSMEVRKNLGYMTQAFSLYGELSVQQNLVLHARLYHLPPDKAKARIDELVERFGLGAHLETLAGDLPMGLRQRLSLAVAVLHGPQILILDEPTSGVDPVARDSFWELLIDLSRKQGVTIFVTTHFMNEGMRCDRISLMNAGRVLAADSPQKLIESKHADSLETAFIAYMEEAIAEKARTESQEGKGQGTTPAPKPEAPPAEPPSAPRADRAGLRLRVGRMLAYASNETSQILRDKVRLAFAFIGSALLMLVFGFGITTDVENIRYSALDLDQSPESRTYLEQFSSAKPYFARTPPSPSADDALRRLQSDDVSVVLEIPPRFGLDFRRGSGPEVLAQVDGAMTFRGDTVEQYVQGVHERMLRDPASGFRSASAQEYTANIEERYLYNPTFKSIYSIVPSVPALLLLLIPAILMTVSIVREKELGSIINFYVTPTGRLEYLLGKQLPYVAIGMANFFILTVLALVVFGVPIKGSFLTLVLCTVFYVTATTGIGMVTSTFTGSQVAAVFVTAILTIVPTIQFSGLLQPVSTLQGGAKLVGSIWPATYYMHASLGAFTKGLGAGLLLGDVLFLAVCVPILLAISVMGLRKQEK; this is encoded by the coding sequence ATGATCTCATCCTCGTCGCCAGAATCGCCGGCCGGCTCCTCCCGTGGGCCCGTGGTCTCCGTCCAGGACGTGACCCACCGCTACAAGAAGACCGTCGCGATCGACGGGCTCTCGCTCGACGTCCCCAGTGGCATCCGGGTGGGCATCGTGGGGCCTGACGGCGTGGGCAAGTCCACGCTGATGGCCCTGGTGGCCGGCGCCAAGAAATTGCAGCAGGGACGCGTGATGGTCCTGGACGGGGACATCGCGGACGCCCGGCACCGGCGGGACGTGGGACCGCGCATCGCGTACATGCCGCAGGGGCTGGGAAAGAACCTCTACCTGGAGCTCAGCGTCTACGACAACGTCGACTTCATGGCCCGGCTCTTCGGCCTGTCCCCCGAGGAGCGCAAGGTGCGCGTGCCGGAGCTGCTCGCGGCCACGGGGCTGGGCAGGTTCGCGGAGCGCCCCGCCGGCAAGCTCTCCGGCGGCATGAAGCAGAAGGTGGGGCTGTGCGGAGCGCTGGTGCACGACCCGGACCTGCTCATCCTCGACGAGCCCACCACCGGCGTGGACCCGCTCTCCCGGCGGCAGTTCTGGACCCTCATCGACGAGATTCGCGCCGGGCGCCCCGGCATGAGCGTCATCATCTCCACGGCCTACATGGACGAAGCGCAGCAGTGGGACTGGATTGTCGCCATGGACGCGGGGCGCGTGCTGGCGACAGGGACCCCCGCGGAGCTGATGCAGCGCACGGGGACCCAGGACCTGGAGAAGTGCTTCATCGCGCTGCTGCCCGAGGAGAAGCGCCGGGGCCACACGGAGCTCACCATCCCCCCCCGCGCACCGGGCAACGCGGAGCTGGCCATCGAGGCCCACGGGCTGACCCGCCGCTTCGGGACCTTCACCGCCGTCGACCACGTCACGCTGTCCATCGAGCGCGGTGAAATCTTCGGCTTCCTGGGCTCCAACGGCTGCGGCAAGTCCACGACCATGAAGATGCTCACTGGACTGCTGCCTCCCTCGGAAGGGACGGCGAAGCTCTTCGGCAGCTCCGTGGATGCCGGCAGCATGGAGGTGCGCAAGAACCTGGGCTACATGACCCAGGCGTTCTCGCTGTACGGCGAGCTGAGCGTCCAGCAGAACCTGGTCCTGCATGCGCGGCTCTACCATCTGCCGCCAGACAAGGCGAAGGCGCGCATCGATGAGCTGGTCGAGCGGTTCGGCCTGGGCGCCCACCTGGAGACCCTCGCCGGGGACCTGCCCATGGGCCTGCGTCAGCGGCTCTCGCTGGCCGTCGCCGTGCTGCACGGGCCGCAGATCCTCATCCTGGACGAGCCCACGTCGGGAGTGGATCCGGTCGCCCGGGACAGCTTCTGGGAGCTGTTGATCGACCTGTCGCGCAAGCAGGGCGTCACCATCTTCGTGACGACGCACTTCATGAACGAGGGGATGCGATGCGACCGCATCTCCCTCATGAACGCGGGGAGGGTGCTGGCGGCGGACAGCCCGCAGAAGCTCATCGAGTCGAAGCACGCGGACAGCCTGGAGACGGCCTTCATCGCCTACATGGAGGAGGCCATCGCCGAAAAGGCACGCACGGAGAGCCAGGAGGGGAAGGGCCAGGGCACAACGCCCGCCCCCAAGCCCGAAGCCCCCCCAGCCGAGCCCCCGTCCGCGCCACGAGCGGACCGGGCCGGCCTGCGGCTGCGGGTCGGCCGGATGCTCGCGTACGCCTCCAACGAGACCAGTCAAATCCTCCGCGACAAGGTCCGGCTGGCGTTTGCATTCATCGGTTCGGCGCTGCTGATGCTCGTCTTCGGCTTCGGCATCACGACCGACGTGGAGAACATCCGCTACTCCGCGTTGGATCTGGACCAGTCCCCCGAGAGCCGCACGTACCTGGAGCAGTTCAGCTCGGCGAAGCCCTATTTCGCCCGGACTCCGCCATCACCGTCCGCGGACGATGCGCTGCGCCGGCTCCAATCCGACGATGTCTCGGTGGTGCTGGAGATTCCACCCCGCTTCGGTCTGGATTTCCGCCGGGGCTCCGGCCCCGAGGTGCTGGCGCAGGTGGACGGCGCCATGACCTTCCGTGGCGACACCGTCGAGCAATACGTCCAGGGGGTCCACGAGCGGATGCTCCGGGATCCCGCGAGCGGCTTCCGGTCCGCCAGCGCGCAGGAGTACACGGCCAATATCGAGGAGCGCTACCTCTACAACCCCACCTTCAAGAGCATCTACTCCATCGTGCCGAGCGTCCCGGCGCTGCTGCTGTTGCTCATCCCCGCCATCCTCATGACGGTCAGCATCGTGCGGGAGAAGGAGCTGGGGTCGATCATCAACTTCTACGTCACGCCCACGGGGAGGCTGGAGTACCTGCTCGGAAAGCAGCTGCCCTACGTCGCCATTGGCATGGCCAACTTCTTCATCCTGACCGTCCTGGCGCTGGTGGTCTTCGGCGTCCCCATCAAGGGCAGCTTCCTGACGCTGGTCCTCTGCACGGTGTTCTACGTCACGGCGACGACAGGCATTGGGATGGTGACGTCCACCTTCACCGGCAGCCAGGTCGCGGCCGTGTTCGTCACGGCCATCTTGACCATCGTTCCAACCATCCAGTTCTCCGGCTTGTTGCAGCCCGTCTCCACGCTGCAGGGGGGGGCCAAGCTCGTCGGCTCCATCTGGCCGGCGACCTATTACATGCACGCCAGCCTGGGCGCCTTCACCAAGGGACTGGGGGCGGGCCTCCTCCTGGGGGACGTCCTCTTCCTGGCGGTGTGCGTCCCCATCCTCCTGGCCATCAGCGTGATGGGCCTGAGAAAGCAGGAGAAATAG
- a CDS encoding ABC transporter permease has protein sequence MNSLLNILWLGLKELRSLLSDAVLVVFVVYAFTLAIYVQATGTSSEVNNASIAFVDEDGSALSKELLNAFYPPRFKSPEVITSEDIQPDMDRGRFMFVVVIPPRFEHDLRAGRNPDIQVNIDATAMQQAGIGAGYIKNIINDRTSSFLKRTEATGPKPVRLVVRKLFNPNGVSSWFKSVVAIINQITLLTVVLTGAAVIREREHGTLEHLLVMPLTSFEIAMAKVWANGLVILVATGASLLLVVRMVLKVPFAGSVVLWFVGVVLYLFFATALGIFLGTISRSMAQFALLIILVVLVLMLLSGGSTPVESQPKWLQYGTYLLPARHFVSFSQVIVYRGGGLWAVWRQFLMVSAVGVGFFVYSLALFRKSIAVSK, from the coding sequence GTGAACTCGCTGCTGAACATCCTGTGGCTCGGGCTCAAGGAGCTGCGCAGCCTGCTCAGCGACGCGGTGCTGGTCGTGTTCGTCGTCTATGCGTTCACCCTGGCCATCTACGTCCAGGCCACGGGCACCTCCAGCGAGGTGAACAACGCCTCGATTGCCTTCGTCGACGAGGACGGGTCCGCGCTGTCCAAGGAATTGCTCAACGCCTTCTATCCGCCCCGCTTCAAGTCGCCGGAGGTCATCACCTCGGAGGACATCCAGCCGGACATGGACCGGGGCCGGTTCATGTTCGTCGTCGTGATTCCGCCCCGCTTCGAGCACGACCTCCGTGCGGGGCGCAACCCGGACATCCAGGTGAACATCGATGCGACCGCCATGCAGCAGGCGGGCATCGGGGCCGGCTACATCAAGAACATCATCAACGACCGCACCTCCTCCTTCCTCAAGCGCACGGAGGCGACGGGACCGAAGCCGGTCCGCCTGGTCGTCCGGAAGCTCTTCAACCCCAACGGGGTGTCGTCCTGGTTCAAGAGCGTGGTGGCCATCATCAACCAAATCACCCTGTTGACGGTCGTGCTCACGGGCGCCGCGGTCATCCGCGAACGCGAGCACGGAACGCTGGAGCACCTGCTCGTGATGCCGTTGACCTCGTTCGAGATCGCCATGGCGAAGGTCTGGGCCAACGGGCTGGTCATCCTGGTCGCGACCGGGGCCTCGCTCCTCCTGGTCGTGCGGATGGTGCTGAAGGTGCCGTTCGCGGGCTCGGTGGTGCTGTGGTTCGTGGGCGTCGTGCTCTACCTGTTCTTCGCCACGGCGCTCGGCATCTTCCTGGGGACCATCTCCCGCTCCATGGCGCAGTTCGCGCTGCTCATCATCCTGGTGGTCCTGGTGTTGATGCTGCTTTCAGGCGGGAGCACGCCCGTGGAGAGCCAGCCCAAGTGGCTGCAGTACGGCACATACCTCCTGCCGGCCCGGCACTTCGTGAGCTTCTCGCAGGTCATCGTCTACCGTGGAGGAGGACTGTGGGCCGTCTGGCGCCAGTTCCTGATGGTGAGCGCGGTGGGCGTGGGGTTCTTCGTCTACAGCCTGGCGCTGTTCCGCAAGTCCATCGCGGTGAGCAAGTAG